In Alphaproteobacteria bacterium, the genomic window TCAGGCTTGCCGGATTTTATCAAACGCCATGCGAGGTACAGTCCTAATAATATGGCAGCGCTTCCTCCGCCATGACGCATTTGCTGTGTATAAAACTCCAAATTATAAGGAGCGCTGTTGCCAACAAATCCCAACGGCGAAGTGAGGGCGATAAGCGGATAAATGCTGAATAGCCCCAATAATAAACGTTTATTGATAGAGATATTCAATCCTGCCGCACTGCCTAGCCACAGCCACGCCACCAGCAATAGCTGTGTATAGGCAAGCTGCAAGATGTGACCGCCTGCCCAAAAGATTATTTCATAATAATTTTGGGCAGCGCCGGGGCTTAAACTAGCATCGGGCATGGGTAGACGTATATAGGCCCAACCAAAATGTGCTAAGGCCACCAATACAATAAATGCACTGCCTAAAATACCAAAATGCTGGGCGCTTTGTGCGTTAGAAAGCGCTATTGAGCCATTGCGCGATAAACGAATATCTAAAATTCCGCAGAGCAGAGCAATTGCCATAAGCCCTAACCCAACCAAAAAAAGCGGTGAAGTGTACATAGGAATGTAATTGCTGAATAACGCGGTGCCATTACCCATGAGGGGCGCGCCTGCCACACAGAGCATACCCATGGCAAAGCTGACAATGGCCGCTTCACGCAAGCCATAGATACGCGGATGACGGGGTTGGGTAAAGAGCGACCACATTAATAGCGCAATCGCCAGAAACCAGGCTACTGCTGATAAGTTAACATGCACTACTAATGCTTCGGCAAAGCTGGATTTGATAAAAGATTTTTCGGCAAAGCGTGACGCCCTGCCAGCGAGAAGTATTAATGGCCCTAAGCCAGAAATAGCCAATGTAGCCACTGCCAGCCACAGCCAATAGCGGGTGGTGCTAGTGGTGTTTGATGAGGAAAATGGGAGAGAAAAATCTGGTTTTTCCATGGGCGCTCCGCTATAGTATGCCTGATTTAAAGGCAGAGCTTAGAGCGTGGCCTTTTTTATTTCCACAAATTTATCAGATTTATCCGTTATGCACGCGTCTTTACGCCGACAATTGGCTATCTGGCTGTTTTTGACAGCGGGATTTGTGTTTATCATGATTGTGGTGGGCGGACTTACGCGGCTTACCGAGTCTGGGCTTTCAATTGTAGAATGGAAGCCCGTTAGCGGCACGCTGCCGCCACTGTCCTCTGAAGCATGGCAAGAGGAGTTCTCGGCCTATCAGACCAGCCCCCAATATCAAAAAATTAACCACGGTATGACACTGGAGGAGTTTAAGGGAATTTTCTGGCTGGAATATTGGCATAGGGTAGGAGGGCGTTTGATAGGCATAATCTTTTTACTGCCTATGTTGTATTTTATGCTTCGCCACCGCTTGCCGCCGTGGGTAAAGTGGCGCGTAACGGGTATTTTTGCGCTGGGTGGGCTGCAAGGTGCCATTGGTTGGTACATGGTTAAAAGCGGATTGGTGGATATGCCTCACGTCAGCCCTTATCGCCTTTCTTTACATTTGGGCGTGGCGTTTTTAATTATGGCAGCTTGTATTTGGGTGGCGCGGGAAATTCTGGATAATCGCGCTGAAACTTCATGCGTGGCTTCGCCTAAAGCTGCATCGGCTCTGGCAGCGCTGGTATGCGGATTTACTTTTATTCAGGTGGTGCTGGGTGCATTGGTTGCAGGTCTGGATGCAGGGCTAACCTTTAACACCTTTCCTTTGATGGATGGCCGGTTTGTCCCGAAAGATGTGTATATGCTGGAGCCACTATGGCGTAATCATTTTGAAAATATTGCAATGGTGCAGTTTCAGCATCGTATAGGAGCGTATATTTTAACGGCGCTGATTGGTTTTTTTGTATTTATCGCATGGCGAAGTGCAAACAATACTAGAATGAAAGTGCAGCTTGTGCTAATGGTAGCGCTCTTGCTGCTGCAAATTGTGCTTGGCATAAGCACCTTGTTACTGGTTGTGCCAATAGTACTCGCCTCTAAACATCAGGCGGTGGCAGCTATACTTTTCGCCCTGACTGTATGGGTGTGGTATGACTTTAATCGCTTGACCAAGCAGGCGAAAAAAGATGGGAAGCCAGTTGCCGCTGGCATGGAAGCAAAATGGCAAACTGCTGCAACAAAAAATTGACCGCTTAAGCTACGGTCTATGCAGCGCTTGCCCAAAAGGCAGATACAGACGACATGAAATATGATTACGAAGCGCAGTTTCAGACCGCTATTAATGCACTGAAAAGAGAAGGCCGCTACCGTGTATTTATGGATCTAACCCGCCATGCGGGAAATTTCCCTAATGCCACCGATGAGCGTAACGGCGAAGATATTACCATTTGGTGCAGCAATGATTATTTAGGCATGGGGCAACACGCCAAAGTGTTGGATGCAATGCATAGCACTATCGCCCGCATGGGCAGTGGCGCAGGTGGAACACGCAATATTTCCGGCAATCACCATAGCGTGGTGCAGCTTGAAAAGACACTGGCGCAGTTGCATCATAAGCAAGCAGCGCTGGTATTTACCAGTGGCTATGTAGCGAATGAAGCTTCCTTGAGCACACTTGGAAAAACCTTGCCAAACTGCGTTATTTTTTCCGATGAATGTAATCACGCCTCTATGATTCACGGCATCCGTAATAGCGGTGCAGAAAAGCATGTGTTCCGCCATAATGACGTTGCGCATCTGGAATCACTGCTGCAAAAAACCGACCCTTCGCGACCAAAAATTATTGCCTTCGAGTCGGTGTATTCCATGGATGGGGATATTGGGCATATCGAGAAATTTTGTGATCTGGCTGATAAATACGGAGCCATGACCTATCTGGATGAAGTGCATGCGGTGGGCATGTATGGCGAGCATGGTGCAGGTATCGCCGAGCGCGATGGGCTGATGGATCGTGTTACGCTCATTCAGGGAACTTTGGGCAAGGCGTTTGGGTTGATGGGAGGGTACATCACCGGCTCTGAGCGCATGATCGACATGATCCGTTCTTACGCGCCCGGATTTATATTTACCACAGCAATGCCCCCAGCGCTGGCGGCAGGTGCGCAAGCCAGTATCGAACATTTGATGCATAGCAATGCCGAACGTGAAGGGCAGCGCCGCGCCGTGGCAGAAGTCAAGACACGTTTGCGCGATGCTGGTATTCCGATGCTGGAAACCGAAACCCATATTGTGCCTGTGATGATTGGCGATCCGGTATTATGCAAACAGGCTTCGGATATGTTGCGCGAGCATTATAATATCTATGTGCAACCGATTAATTTCCCTACTGTGCCCCGTGGTACAGAGCGGTTGCGCATTACGCCGTCACCTTTGCACAGCGCCGAACAAATCGATCAGTTGGTGAATGCGCTAATTGGGATTTTTGCCGAATTGCGGCTGGAGCGCATTGCGGCCTAGCATAATTGTTCTTACGTTCACAATATTGTAATACTTTCATGGTATTGTTGCTGACTTGCTTAAAAGAATTAATAACAGGCGCGTGACAGTTTGCTGACTTAGTAAACTGTTAGGAACAGCAAATGATAAAAACACCAAAATGGTTGGAGCGACTTACTGCCGGCGGCATAGCTGCGTCGATAATTGGTGCCGGAACGAATGTTGCCGACCATTTGTTTAACCATTATGGCGATGCTGGCAAACCCGGCGCGGTAATGGATTTGAACGAAAATAATGGCATGCTGGTGCGTGACATTAGTGGCAAGCCTGCTTTCTCCAATTATTTTAAAAGCGATGATCCTTCGGATATGCGCATAAGCATAAGCATCGCTACCGATGAAGAAATTCCCGAAAATTTTACAAATAAATGGGGGCAGCTCACAAAACTGCGTCAAAAAAATATTTCTTCCCGACTTCCTTCTGAAGACTTTCGGCCTATTTCTCCCCAACTTGCAGAAGTTATTGAAGATACATATGCGCAAATAACAAAGTTTACGAATATCAAATTTGATGTGCAGCACAATAATAATGATGCCGATATAATTGTTGGGGGCTACGCCACAGATACAACAATTACTGGATTCGCCAGTTTTCCGCAGGAGCTGTTGAAGGGGTTAACCCGTAAAAAAGATGAACAAGGCTTTTTGATTCTTAATGCGGCAGAAATGGATAGAAGAATTGATAGTGGCAATAAAGACGGTGCGATGCACACGATTGCCCATGAAATTGGTCACAATTTAGGTATACTTCATCCATTTGATCGCCATGTAGATACCGCACTTACTGACCATCAGCAAGAAGCTATATCTACCATGGCGTATACAAGCTCCACACAAAATAGCATTGCTTCTACTGATATAAAATCTGGCTATGGCGCGTTGGATATTAATATCTTGCGCAAAGCAGTAGTAGAGCTAGGCGGCGAGGTGCCAAAGCTGAATGAGGAAAATAACACCTATTCTTTAGGCCAACTGGCTGAAGACCAGCAGAAGGATACAAAATCAACCTTTGGCGGAAGCGTATATTCGCTACCTGCTGCCACGGTAGTGGATAATGGTGGCGCCACCAATACACTCACGGGAACATCAGGCGATGACTTGCTGGTAACCGAAGCTGGAGATTGCGGGCTTATTAACCGTAACGATAAAAAAGCACGTATTGAGCGTGATGGGCAAGCCTATTGCCTTGTGGAGGGGGAGTTTTCGATCATTAAAAGCGGCTCTGGTGATGATCTGATTATTACTGCCGCAAACGAAGAACAAACCGTTTATACCCGAA contains:
- the hemA gene encoding 5-aminolevulinate synthase, whose amino-acid sequence is MKYDYEAQFQTAINALKREGRYRVFMDLTRHAGNFPNATDERNGEDITIWCSNDYLGMGQHAKVLDAMHSTIARMGSGAGGTRNISGNHHSVVQLEKTLAQLHHKQAALVFTSGYVANEASLSTLGKTLPNCVIFSDECNHASMIHGIRNSGAEKHVFRHNDVAHLESLLQKTDPSRPKIIAFESVYSMDGDIGHIEKFCDLADKYGAMTYLDEVHAVGMYGEHGAGIAERDGLMDRVTLIQGTLGKAFGLMGGYITGSERMIDMIRSYAPGFIFTTAMPPALAAGAQASIEHLMHSNAEREGQRRAVAEVKTRLRDAGIPMLETETHIVPVMIGDPVLCKQASDMLREHYNIYVQPINFPTVPRGTERLRITPSPLHSAEQIDQLVNALIGIFAELRLERIAA
- a CDS encoding COX15/CtaA family protein, which codes for MAFFISTNLSDLSVMHASLRRQLAIWLFLTAGFVFIMIVVGGLTRLTESGLSIVEWKPVSGTLPPLSSEAWQEEFSAYQTSPQYQKINHGMTLEEFKGIFWLEYWHRVGGRLIGIIFLLPMLYFMLRHRLPPWVKWRVTGIFALGGLQGAIGWYMVKSGLVDMPHVSPYRLSLHLGVAFLIMAACIWVAREILDNRAETSCVASPKAASALAALVCGFTFIQVVLGALVAGLDAGLTFNTFPLMDGRFVPKDVYMLEPLWRNHFENIAMVQFQHRIGAYILTALIGFFVFIAWRSANNTRMKVQLVLMVALLLLQIVLGISTLLLVVPIVLASKHQAVAAILFALTVWVWYDFNRLTKQAKKDGKPVAAGMEAKWQTAATKN
- a CDS encoding cbb3-type cytochrome c oxidase subunit I → MEKPDFSLPFSSSNTTSTTRYWLWLAVATLAISGLGPLILLAGRASRFAEKSFIKSSFAEALVVHVNLSAVAWFLAIALLMWSLFTQPRHPRIYGLREAAIVSFAMGMLCVAGAPLMGNGTALFSNYIPMYTSPLFLVGLGLMAIALLCGILDIRLSRNGSIALSNAQSAQHFGILGSAFIVLVALAHFGWAYIRLPMPDASLSPGAAQNYYEIIFWAGGHILQLAYTQLLLVAWLWLGSAAGLNISINKRLLLGLFSIYPLIALTSPLGFVGNSAPYNLEFYTQQMRHGGGSAAILLGLYLAWRLIKSGKPDCEQRLPWICLVTSMAVFLVGGVIGYMISGTNTIIPAHYHGSIVGTTVAFMGVIYLLLPRLGYASPLRSNAAIIQPLLYGGGSVLHAVGFAIAGGYGAERKAVGAADSAPEAMHSALQVMRVGGGLAVIGGAMFVVLVIIAIRRKSKSTDTSHTGSV